A genome region from Rickettsiales endosymbiont of Stachyamoeba lipophora includes the following:
- the nth gene encoding endonuclease III — protein sequence MRKTPKKLTQKNPIKLQAKIHSKTKHTPLQPLLTLDEIITIFEIFKDLNPHPQTELKFNNLYQLLVAVALSAQSTDISVNKATDILFQQITTPMDMLNLGEDGLKQYIKSIGLYHTKAKNILSLSRILIEQYNSQVPSTFSELIALPGVGHKTAKVVLNCGFGVPIIAVDTHVFRVSQRLGIAYAKTPLELEGKLLTAIPKKYHHDAHHWLILHGRYICKAQQPKCLECKLNTWCKYFNSSK from the coding sequence ATGAGAAAAACACCGAAAAAGCTAACGCAGAAGAATCCGATCAAGCTACAGGCAAAGATCCACAGCAAAACTAAACATACACCATTACAACCACTCCTAACTCTTGATGAAATAATTACTATTTTTGAAATTTTTAAGGATTTAAATCCGCATCCTCAAACAGAGTTAAAATTTAATAATTTATATCAATTATTAGTAGCAGTAGCACTATCTGCCCAAAGCACTGATATATCTGTTAACAAAGCCACAGATATACTATTCCAACAAATAACTACCCCAATGGATATGCTAAATTTAGGCGAAGATGGCTTAAAGCAATATATAAAATCAATCGGACTTTATCATACCAAAGCTAAAAATATTTTGAGCTTAAGCCGTATTTTAATTGAACAATATAATTCTCAAGTTCCCTCAACTTTCAGCGAGCTAATCGCCTTGCCTGGGGTAGGGCACAAAACTGCTAAAGTAGTGCTTAATTGCGGCTTTGGTGTACCAATTATCGCAGTTGATACCCATGTATTTAGGGTGTCACAAAGATTAGGCATTGCCTATGCCAAAACACCTTTAGAATTAGAAGGAAAATTACTCACTGCTATCCCTAAAAAATATCATCATGATGCACATCACTGGTTAATATTACATGGCAGGTATATTTGCAAAGCACAGCAACCTAAATGCTTAGAATGTAAGCTAAATACTTGGTGTAAGTACTTTAATAGCAGCAAATGA
- the mutS gene encoding DNA mismatch repair protein MutS, with the protein MTAKIERIISENTVVNQQNGLSKATNNHIKIADRPISQYTPIIQQYLLIKENHLDVVLFFRLGDFYELFFDDAITAAPILNVVLTRKAQGSGDIPMCGVPYHAANQYIERLIEAGFKVAICEQLETPEQAKKRGSQAIVKRGVVRIITPGTLLEENFLKSHEFNFLISLIINTNDISIGYADISTGLFEVCSVSINDIENILLKLNPQEIIVSNSYNQNELIKNVLNKWTRIITIKPSSFFELNKNSRKIQDYYHLKNLDLFSQFSKHELVSIGSLIEYISITHQSLLPRLQFPHKLKSQNYMKLDFNTIKHLQLFSDTQGNKQSSLFHVINKTKTASGTRALWQFLYLPLIDEISINQRLENVEAFISNQTLCDKVRGCLASFPDIERLLNRIVTNKAGPKDLLLLKEGLELNVELQHLFETAQNQFNSLISFSNTAIEETKKVASYITQAIVENPPLWHKEGGFIAQGFNEECDQLQNLVNNLDAILNNFKEKYKAETEVSSLKIDYSKNLGFCIVVSPQQGQKLKNNPQYILKQTLVSCLRFTTIELMELEQQIVTAKDQLVNKEVILFYELCALVAQHAVAIQEVAKIVGLIDIFSNFAHVARENNYVRPIVDNSQQLTIENGRHPIIEQVLKQAHENFQPNTCELNDKHIINIITGPNMGGKSTYLRMTALITILAQIGCFVPASAAHIGITDAVFARVGAGDELARGLSTFMVEMSETAQILINATKKSLIILDEVGRGTATFDGMAIAYACIEYIHHQLKSKCLFATHYHELTEMCRNLAGVKFKTVKVSEYNHNVVFHHQIIDGNADKSYGIFVAKIAGIPKEVLNSAQETLKQLEEKQLSLRIDVPATLQPKTHSSLEAYLKKLEIDELTPKQALEELYYLKNLLNKKPN; encoded by the coding sequence ATGACAGCAAAAATAGAAAGAATCATTAGTGAAAATACTGTAGTGAACCAACAAAATGGTTTAAGCAAAGCAACAAATAATCATATTAAAATAGCGGATAGACCTATTAGCCAATATACTCCCATAATTCAGCAATATTTACTGATTAAAGAAAATCATCTGGATGTAGTGTTGTTTTTTAGGTTAGGTGATTTTTATGAATTATTTTTTGATGATGCTATTACGGCTGCTCCCATTTTAAATGTAGTGTTAACTCGTAAAGCACAAGGTAGTGGAGACATACCAATGTGCGGGGTGCCTTATCATGCTGCTAACCAATATATTGAAAGGTTAATTGAAGCAGGCTTTAAAGTTGCAATTTGTGAGCAACTTGAAACTCCAGAGCAGGCTAAGAAACGAGGTTCGCAAGCTATTGTTAAACGGGGGGTAGTAAGAATTATTACTCCTGGAACTCTACTAGAAGAAAACTTTCTTAAAAGCCATGAATTCAACTTTTTAATTTCCTTAATTATTAATACTAACGATATAAGTATTGGATATGCTGATATTTCAACCGGATTATTTGAAGTATGTTCTGTAAGTATTAATGATATCGAAAATATATTGCTGAAACTTAATCCACAAGAAATTATTGTGTCTAACTCATATAATCAAAATGAGCTAATTAAAAATGTTTTAAATAAATGGACCAGGATTATTACGATTAAACCTAGTAGCTTTTTTGAATTGAATAAAAATTCCCGTAAGATTCAGGATTATTATCACTTAAAAAATTTAGATTTATTTAGTCAGTTTTCTAAACATGAATTAGTTAGTATTGGTTCTTTAATTGAATATATTAGTATTACCCATCAGAGCTTGCTTCCTAGGTTGCAATTTCCTCATAAGTTAAAATCACAAAATTATATGAAGCTTGATTTTAATACTATCAAGCATTTGCAACTTTTTAGCGATACTCAAGGAAATAAGCAAAGTAGCTTGTTTCATGTAATTAATAAAACGAAAACAGCCAGTGGAACAAGAGCTTTATGGCAATTTTTATATTTGCCGTTAATTGATGAAATTTCAATTAATCAGCGCTTAGAGAATGTCGAAGCTTTTATAAGCAATCAAACTTTGTGTGATAAAGTACGAGGATGCTTAGCTAGCTTTCCTGATATTGAAAGGTTATTAAATAGAATTGTTACTAATAAGGCAGGACCAAAAGATTTATTGCTACTTAAAGAAGGGCTCGAATTAAATGTAGAATTGCAACATTTATTTGAAACAGCACAAAACCAATTTAACTCATTAATAAGTTTTAGCAATACAGCTATTGAAGAAACAAAAAAAGTTGCTTCTTATATTACTCAAGCCATAGTAGAAAATCCTCCTTTATGGCATAAAGAAGGAGGATTTATTGCTCAGGGTTTTAATGAGGAATGTGATCAGTTGCAGAACCTAGTAAATAACTTAGATGCAATACTAAATAATTTTAAAGAGAAATATAAGGCTGAAACGGAAGTTAGCTCTTTAAAAATCGATTATAGTAAAAACTTAGGGTTTTGTATTGTTGTATCTCCACAGCAAGGTCAAAAATTAAAGAATAATCCTCAATATATTTTAAAACAAACCTTGGTTTCCTGCTTGCGTTTTACTACCATCGAACTAATGGAGCTTGAACAACAAATTGTTACTGCTAAAGACCAGCTGGTTAACAAAGAGGTAATTCTATTTTATGAGCTTTGTGCTTTAGTAGCGCAGCATGCGGTAGCTATACAAGAAGTTGCGAAGATAGTAGGTCTGATTGATATATTTAGTAATTTTGCCCATGTTGCTCGAGAAAATAACTATGTTAGACCGATAGTAGATAACTCGCAGCAACTAACCATTGAAAATGGTAGGCACCCAATCATTGAACAGGTGTTAAAACAGGCGCATGAAAATTTTCAACCGAATACTTGTGAATTAAATGATAAACATATAATTAATATTATCACCGGACCAAATATGGGTGGTAAAAGCACTTATTTAAGAATGACCGCGTTAATTACTATACTTGCACAAATAGGCTGTTTTGTGCCTGCGTCTGCTGCTCATATTGGTATCACCGATGCAGTCTTTGCAAGAGTTGGCGCTGGCGATGAGCTGGCAAGAGGGCTTTCAACCTTTATGGTGGAGATGTCTGAAACTGCCCAAATTTTAATTAATGCAACTAAAAAATCATTAATTATACTGGATGAAGTAGGTAGAGGAACTGCCACATTTGATGGTATGGCGATTGCTTATGCTTGCATAGAATATATTCATCACCAACTTAAATCTAAATGTTTATTTGCTACCCATTATCACGAGCTTACAGAAATGTGCCGTAATTTAGCAGGGGTAAAGTTTAAAACGGTTAAAGTCAGTGAATATAATCATAATGTAGTATTTCACCATCAGATAATTGATGGTAATGCAGATAAGTCTTATGGAATTTTTGTAGCAAAAATTGCCGGTATTCCAAAAGAAGTTTTAAATAGCGCACAAGAAACTTTAAAGCAATTGGAAGAAAAGCAGCTATCTCTTAGAATTGATGTGCCAGCTACTTTACAGCCTAAAACACATTCGTCTTTAGAAGCTTATCTGAAGAAACTTGAAATTGATGAGCTTACCCCTAAGCAGGCTTTAGAAGAACTTTATTATTTGAAAAACTTGCTAAATAAGAAACCAAATTAG
- the ubiE gene encoding bifunctional demethylmenaquinone methyltransferase/2-methoxy-6-polyprenyl-1,4-benzoquinol methylase UbiE, which translates to MTFNINDNEQNSQADFGFKKVNRKEKTGLVSQLFGSVAKNYDLMNDLMSLGIHKLWKRDFIKFLPTLTGQILDLASGTGDIAINIARYAQKEKGISANITLCDLNFEMLNIGQSKVIDNLGVSNFTYAVADGEKLPFKDNSFDIVTIAFGIRNITNINIALREIHRVLRPGGKFICLEFSSVNHSFKKFYEFYLLQIIPKVGKLVANDYEAYRYLSESIIKFPNQESFKKMMETQGLKNVGYHNLSQGVAAIHYGWKF; encoded by the coding sequence ATGACTTTTAATATTAATGATAATGAACAAAATAGCCAGGCTGATTTTGGCTTTAAAAAAGTAAATCGTAAAGAAAAAACTGGTTTGGTTAGTCAATTATTTGGGAGCGTGGCTAAAAATTACGACCTAATGAATGATTTAATGAGCTTAGGCATCCATAAATTATGGAAACGAGATTTTATTAAATTTTTACCTACTCTAACTGGGCAAATTTTAGATCTTGCCAGTGGTACAGGAGACATAGCTATTAATATTGCCAGATATGCTCAAAAAGAAAAAGGCATTTCAGCTAATATTACTTTGTGTGATCTGAACTTTGAAATGCTTAATATTGGGCAAAGTAAAGTTATAGATAATTTAGGAGTGAGTAATTTTACTTATGCAGTTGCCGATGGAGAAAAATTACCTTTTAAAGATAATAGCTTTGATATAGTAACCATTGCTTTTGGTATCAGAAATATTACTAATATTAATATAGCTCTTAGAGAAATACATAGGGTGTTGCGTCCTGGAGGAAAGTTCATCTGTTTAGAATTTTCTTCGGTTAATCATTCTTTTAAAAAGTTCTATGAATTTTATCTACTGCAAATCATTCCTAAAGTAGGGAAATTAGTGGCAAATGATTATGAAGCTTATAGATATTTATCAGAAAGTATTATTAAGTTTCCTAACCAGGAAAGCTTTAAAAAAATGATGGAAACTCAAGGCTTAAAAAATGTAGGTTATCATAATTTATCTCAAGGGGTTGCTGCAATCCATTATGGTTGGAAGTTTTAA
- the xseB gene encoding exodeoxyribonuclease VII small subunit, with the protein MTIENMSFEEALKNLEETVKKLEVGKISLNEMISSYEYALKLKDYCSKKLEEAKIRVNIVANNGGEVELKQFEEEAND; encoded by the coding sequence ATGACTATAGAAAATATGAGCTTTGAAGAGGCGCTCAAAAATCTTGAAGAGACGGTTAAAAAGCTTGAAGTTGGTAAAATCTCATTAAATGAAATGATTAGTAGTTATGAATATGCTTTAAAGCTCAAGGATTACTGTAGTAAAAAGCTTGAAGAGGCAAAGATTAGAGTCAATATAGTGGCAAATAATGGAGGCGAGGTTGAGCTTAAGCAATTTGAAGAAGAAGCCAACGATTAG
- a CDS encoding alpha/beta fold hydrolase: MNKFIGNYKLNQIRADAVSSLNVLFLPGRPGMGSDYLADLVQRLTLPGNLFVADFPGDGNNLVANKVDYEPWKDGLLKLVNEFSSCILVTHSFSGMFALTITELENILAGLIIMNAAPDKSWMKELGKTAKNYNFLDESKIFEQFYSNPTNENAEKIFYSSIPYLFLPHEEQEGRELLKHCFYNAQAKLWGDTVFHPNYEYKWYPKELPTLLIGSTDDRLLPIKLFDGYEDFVRPNIQKIVFEDTGHFPWLTKFEEINDVMLDFVMSIY, encoded by the coding sequence ATGAATAAATTTATTGGTAATTATAAACTTAATCAAATAAGGGCAGATGCTGTTAGTAGTTTAAATGTTCTTTTTTTGCCTGGACGCCCAGGTATGGGATCTGATTACCTAGCTGATTTGGTACAAAGATTAACATTACCAGGTAATTTATTTGTAGCCGATTTCCCTGGTGATGGTAATAACTTGGTTGCTAATAAGGTTGATTATGAACCGTGGAAAGATGGATTATTAAAACTAGTAAATGAGTTCAGCTCATGTATATTAGTTACCCATTCCTTTAGTGGGATGTTTGCACTGACTATAACTGAGCTTGAAAATATTTTAGCGGGCTTAATAATTATGAATGCAGCCCCAGATAAAAGCTGGATGAAAGAGCTCGGTAAAACGGCCAAAAACTATAATTTTCTAGATGAAAGTAAAATTTTTGAGCAGTTTTATAGTAATCCAACCAATGAGAATGCCGAAAAAATATTTTATTCAAGTATTCCTTACTTATTTTTGCCACATGAAGAGCAAGAAGGTAGAGAATTATTAAAGCATTGCTTCTATAATGCTCAAGCAAAATTATGGGGCGATACAGTTTTCCATCCAAATTATGAATATAAGTGGTACCCTAAAGAACTGCCAACATTATTAATAGGAAGTACTGATGATAGGCTATTGCCTATAAAGCTGTTTGATGGATATGAAGATTTTGTTAGACCAAATATTCAAAAAATAGTATTTGAAGATACTGGGCATTTCCCATGGTTAACTAAATTTGAGGAAATAAATGATGTTATGTTAGATTTTGTTATGAGTATTTACTAA
- a CDS encoding zeta toxin family protein produces MKKNWYVESLNPQNFNQIPPITLFDSTRYPYGNITPLEIQLRQSMAWPITSQNLCNMNYEHIIKHEAIVAISTTFRINDEKQLEKAVKQALYLAPQIDIDPKQVLTEATSLVGSYFNDTLDNQSSTYKILQEWSNNYDQKIDSIINFNSDIISNLSINKEDYKTIETKKKILSDLYFDKTLMEKYTELAEKTISKTLNTEEFSNLQRLTIRNKDNRKALLVVGGAACGKGSVTAELKKGRTYEDQVELNPDLYKSIILPHNEIDRSKYNHEQTRLAHGSITHPESSVIFDKIAERWQKMANVNAAPNILMDVARAGRWMTNTLSSGGTTVEIHAADLDSNIAIHRSYQRGEATGRFMPTKELLRGHQEQVDLQSDALTKRTPSSNLVVYNSEGQIGDPLKIVLLGDKDNKTISIFDAKTMIDYLSKKQLNINATSPEELYENHSNLQLTKNLLEFANNFKVIFHNEHKQPILSIHNEGKGVIANIFDTQLFNTELISNPNLLKLVTGLKENTVDINIDLFNQAIKIGSNITALSGGDKATSSTQAVIPNIKAYQSQNNQRER; encoded by the coding sequence ATGAAAAAAAATTGGTATGTAGAGAGTCTTAACCCTCAAAATTTTAATCAAATTCCTCCTATTACACTTTTTGATTCAACAAGGTATCCTTATGGCAATATCACTCCATTAGAAATACAATTAAGACAAAGTATGGCATGGCCAATCACGAGCCAAAATTTATGCAATATGAATTATGAGCATATCATTAAGCATGAGGCTATTGTTGCTATATCAACCACATTTAGAATAAATGATGAGAAACAATTAGAAAAAGCTGTGAAGCAAGCATTATATCTTGCACCTCAAATAGACATTGACCCAAAACAAGTGTTAACCGAAGCCACTAGCTTGGTTGGAAGCTATTTTAATGATACTTTAGATAATCAATCATCTACTTATAAAATATTGCAAGAATGGAGTAATAATTATGACCAAAAAATTGATTCGATAATCAATTTTAACTCTGATATCATTTCCAATTTAAGCATAAATAAAGAAGATTATAAAACTATTGAAACTAAGAAAAAGATTTTATCAGATTTGTACTTTGATAAAACTCTCATGGAAAAGTATACTGAATTAGCTGAAAAAACTATATCTAAAACTTTGAATACAGAGGAATTTAGTAACTTACAAAGGTTAACTATTCGCAATAAAGATAACCGTAAAGCCCTTCTAGTAGTTGGAGGCGCAGCATGTGGTAAAGGTAGCGTTACTGCAGAACTTAAAAAAGGTAGGACTTACGAAGATCAGGTGGAATTAAACCCTGATTTGTATAAATCTATAATTCTGCCTCATAATGAAATAGATAGATCAAAATATAACCACGAACAAACTAGACTAGCACATGGATCAATTACTCATCCAGAGAGCTCAGTTATATTCGATAAAATTGCCGAAAGATGGCAAAAAATGGCTAATGTTAATGCCGCGCCAAATATCTTAATGGATGTAGCCCGTGCTGGGCGTTGGATGACAAATACTTTGTCTTCTGGAGGAACTACAGTTGAGATCCATGCTGCAGACTTAGATAGCAATATAGCGATACACAGATCATATCAAAGAGGTGAAGCTACAGGAAGATTTATGCCTACTAAAGAACTGCTAAGGGGACATCAAGAGCAGGTTGACCTTCAATCAGACGCTTTAACCAAGAGAACGCCAAGTTCTAATTTAGTGGTATATAATTCTGAAGGACAAATTGGAGACCCCCTTAAAATTGTATTATTGGGAGATAAGGATAATAAAACAATTAGCATCTTTGATGCTAAAACGATGATAGATTATTTAAGCAAAAAGCAACTAAATATAAATGCAACAAGTCCTGAGGAACTTTATGAAAATCATAGCAATTTACAATTAACTAAAAACCTATTAGAATTTGCTAATAATTTTAAAGTTATATTTCATAATGAACATAAACAGCCCATTCTTTCAATCCATAATGAGGGAAAGGGAGTAATAGCAAATATATTTGATACTCAATTATTCAATACTGAGTTAATCTCAAATCCTAATTTGTTGAAACTAGTTACGGGTCTTAAAGAAAATACAGTAGATATAAATATTGATTTATTTAATCAAGCAATTAAAATCGGTTCAAATATTACAGCCCTTTCTGGTGGTGACAAAGCTACTTCTTCAACCCAAGCTGTTATACCAAATATTAAAGCATATCAATCACAAAATAATCAAAGAGAGCGCTAA
- the ubiB gene encoding 2-polyprenylphenol 6-hydroxylase, which yields MFVSFYRLIVLIALALYFRIWNIFLRPNAKNTANFNRFLIKMGPSFIKFGQTLSTRPDIVGYDVARQLAQLQDNIPSFKFKLAKQRIERDFKTKLAELFQEFDEVPVAAASIAQVHFAVTKHNEHVAVKVTRPNIKRRVAQDIILLKFGAKLISKLSKKINRLKPIEVINFFEETIQFELDLRIEAASADQLRSNLAKDEGIKIPKIFWELTSKNVLTMEKVEGIPINNIEKIKAKNLDLKKIAKNLAVNFFNQTYRDGFFHGDMHPGNIFVDEQHNIILVDFGIIGIADQKTKVFVAEILRGFLKRDYYHVARIHFEAGYIPKDQSIHRFALACRSIGESIVGKNSKDISIGRLLAHLFDITEHFKMETQIQLLLLQKALILVEGVGTLIDPEINMWSLAEPWIEKWYIENISFEAKVMEALKKLPKFLEKMIEKKDGFVEDCPKA from the coding sequence ATGTTTGTTAGTTTTTATCGTCTTATAGTCTTGATTGCTTTAGCGCTTTATTTTCGTATTTGGAATATTTTCTTAAGACCGAATGCAAAAAATACTGCCAATTTCAATAGGTTCTTAATTAAAATGGGTCCAAGCTTTATAAAGTTTGGTCAAACTTTATCTACTAGACCCGATATTGTTGGTTATGATGTTGCTAGGCAGCTAGCTCAGTTACAGGATAATATTCCTTCTTTTAAATTTAAATTGGCTAAGCAAAGAATTGAGCGTGATTTTAAAACTAAATTAGCTGAGTTATTTCAAGAATTTGATGAAGTGCCGGTAGCTGCTGCGTCTATTGCGCAAGTGCATTTTGCAGTTACTAAACACAACGAACATGTAGCAGTTAAAGTAACTAGGCCTAATATTAAAAGAAGAGTAGCACAAGATATTATATTGCTAAAGTTTGGAGCAAAATTAATTAGTAAATTATCTAAAAAAATTAACCGCCTTAAACCGATAGAAGTCATTAATTTTTTTGAAGAAACTATACAATTTGAACTGGATTTAAGAATTGAGGCCGCATCAGCTGACCAGCTACGCAGTAACCTAGCAAAAGATGAGGGAATTAAGATTCCTAAAATATTTTGGGAATTAACTAGCAAAAATGTCCTGACCATGGAGAAGGTAGAGGGTATTCCAATTAATAATATAGAAAAAATTAAAGCTAAGAACTTGGATTTGAAAAAAATTGCTAAGAATTTAGCCGTAAATTTTTTTAACCAGACATATCGCGATGGATTTTTTCATGGGGATATGCATCCGGGTAATATTTTTGTGGATGAGCAGCATAATATCATTTTGGTGGATTTTGGGATAATTGGCATAGCTGATCAAAAAACTAAAGTGTTTGTAGCAGAAATATTGCGCGGCTTTCTTAAGCGAGACTACTATCATGTAGCTCGGATTCATTTTGAAGCGGGATACATTCCGAAAGACCAATCTATTCATCGTTTTGCGTTGGCGTGCCGATCAATTGGAGAATCAATTGTAGGTAAAAACTCTAAAGATATTTCTATCGGCAGGTTGCTAGCTCATTTGTTTGATATTACCGAGCATTTTAAGATGGAAACGCAGATTCAGCTACTTTTATTGCAGAAAGCTTTAATTCTGGTGGAAGGCGTAGGAACTCTAATTGATCCAGAAATTAATATGTGGAGTTTGGCTGAGCCATGGATAGAAAAATGGTATATTGAAAATATTAGTTTTGAGGCGAAAGTTATGGAAGCCTTAAAAAAGTTGCCTAAATTTTTGGAAAAGATGATAGAAAAAAAGGATGGTTTTGTAGAGGATTGTCCTAAGGCATAA
- the mutM gene encoding bifunctional DNA-formamidopyrimidine glycosylase/DNA-(apurinic or apyrimidinic site) lyase has translation MPELPEIETVTRGLQKSILGCKFKDIKLSEYKLRISFPDNLKNLLVGSKVIAIARRAKYVVIELDNGLLLIIHLGMSGKIFITDHTQTAFPKHTHFIGTMDQNTIFYLVDARRFGLVTTVAKESLNTHHLFSNLGPEPLTHEFNTAYLLDSLKSKSIPIKVALMDNKIVVGVGNIYASESLFLAGISPLRPASTLTAIEGQKLVNAIRVTLNKAIDLGGSTLKDYQQVNGEKGYFQSEFNVYGRNKLACYSCSTEIIKIVQSQRATFYCAICQK, from the coding sequence ATGCCTGAATTGCCTGAAATTGAAACAGTTACTCGCGGTCTACAAAAAAGCATATTAGGCTGTAAGTTCAAAGATATCAAGTTAAGTGAATATAAATTAAGAATATCTTTTCCTGATAATTTAAAGAATTTGCTAGTCGGCAGTAAAGTCATTGCTATAGCTCGCAGGGCTAAGTATGTTGTAATTGAATTAGATAATGGTTTATTACTTATAATCCATTTAGGTATGAGCGGTAAAATATTTATTACCGATCATACTCAAACCGCGTTTCCTAAACACACTCATTTTATTGGCACGATGGATCAAAATACAATTTTTTATCTAGTCGATGCCCGGAGATTTGGCTTGGTCACCACTGTAGCAAAAGAATCACTTAATACTCACCACCTGTTTTCTAATCTTGGACCTGAGCCATTAACCCATGAATTTAATACTGCATACTTATTAGATTCCTTAAAATCAAAATCTATTCCCATTAAAGTCGCTTTAATGGATAATAAAATAGTAGTAGGTGTAGGTAATATTTACGCTTCAGAAAGCCTATTTCTAGCTGGCATCTCGCCATTACGCCCGGCTAGCACTTTAACTGCTATTGAAGGTCAAAAACTGGTAAATGCAATTAGAGTAACCTTAAATAAGGCGATTGACTTAGGCGGATCTACTTTAAAAGATTACCAACAGGTTAATGGAGAAAAAGGCTATTTTCAAAGCGAATTTAATGTCTATGGCAGAAATAAATTAGCATGCTACAGTTGTAGCACTGAAATAATTAAAATCGTTCAATCTCAACGTGCTACTTTTTATTGTGCTATCTGCCAAAAATAA
- a CDS encoding PhoPQ-activated protein PqaA family protein — MGSILTNFINYNDNSFKYEFEYQNKTEEIELSRYRLHSQRWPLNPESTIPTTEWVHKLDLYIPPSIEYKQVLLYISAGYTADKEGKEKFISPGENFNYTEIASSNKAVVAHLQDIPNQYLLMNNSFKKEDEILAYTYKLFMENKDPYIPGHLPMAKAIIRAMDAIEEIMDQQDFAVDSFILSGPSKRGWAAWLAAIEDDRVSGLIPIVIEPLNIQKSLAHICEVYKDGPPLALKDYMNEGIIDKLQSNDFLDLVKIEDPISYLTNDPEGKYHERFKIPKYIINASGDDFFAPDCSKYYFKDLYGENNYIRYLPNSMHYLAGNLIADSTDNMSKVNDAVSNYFYFLLNKTILPKINYDLQQDYISINSTYVPESAILWSLNNEEDRDFRFLSSYSKWHFIKKYIASFFTSELGDRYYQDEKLPINCENEEICQITATLPHFQHGWQASFVELNYNIDNHEFIITTEVNVVGEEVANYNNEFLT; from the coding sequence ATGGGGAGCATTTTAACTAACTTTATTAATTATAATGATAATTCCTTTAAGTATGAATTTGAGTACCAAAATAAAACTGAAGAAATTGAGCTTTCAAGGTATAGACTTCATTCACAAAGATGGCCTCTTAATCCTGAATCCACTATTCCCACCACTGAATGGGTTCACAAATTAGACTTGTATATACCTCCTTCTATCGAGTATAAACAGGTATTACTATATATTAGTGCAGGATATACTGCTGATAAAGAAGGAAAAGAAAAATTCATTTCTCCTGGAGAGAATTTCAATTACACTGAAATAGCCTCCTCAAATAAAGCGGTTGTCGCTCACTTACAGGATATACCCAACCAATATTTATTGATGAATAATTCCTTCAAAAAAGAAGATGAGATCCTTGCTTATACATATAAGCTTTTTATGGAAAACAAAGATCCTTATATACCTGGCCATTTACCAATGGCTAAAGCAATCATAAGAGCTATGGATGCAATAGAAGAAATTATGGATCAGCAAGATTTTGCCGTAGATAGTTTTATACTGTCAGGACCTTCTAAACGTGGGTGGGCAGCATGGCTTGCTGCGATTGAAGATGATAGAGTAAGTGGTCTTATCCCAATTGTCATTGAGCCATTAAATATTCAAAAATCCTTAGCCCATATATGTGAAGTATATAAAGATGGCCCCCCTCTTGCTTTAAAAGATTATATGAATGAAGGAATTATTGATAAACTGCAAAGCAATGATTTTTTAGATTTGGTAAAAATAGAAGATCCTATATCCTATTTAACCAATGATCCTGAAGGGAAATATCACGAAAGATTTAAAATTCCAAAATATATTATTAATGCAAGTGGAGATGATTTTTTTGCACCCGATTGCTCTAAGTATTATTTTAAAGATCTATATGGTGAGAATAATTATATTAGATATTTACCTAATTCGATGCATTATCTAGCAGGTAACTTGATAGCGGATTCAACTGATAACATGAGTAAGGTAAATGATGCGGTTAGTAATTATTTTTATTTTCTTTTAAATAAGACTATACTTCCAAAAATCAACTATGATTTACAACAAGATTATATAAGCATTAATAGTACTTATGTACCTGAATCGGCGATATTATGGAGCTTAAATAACGAGGAAGATAGAGATTTTAGATTTCTCTCTTCTTACTCTAAATGGCATTTTATCAAAAAATATATAGCTTCTTTTTTCACTTCAGAGCTAGGCGATCGCTATTACCAAGATGAGAAGCTACCAATAAATTGTGAAAATGAAGAAATATGTCAAATCACTGCCACCTTGCCTCACTTTCAACATGGGTGGCAAGCTTCTTTTGTAGAGTTAAATTATAACATTGATAATCATGAATTTATAATTACCACGGAAGTTAATGTAGTAGGAGAGGAAGTAGCGAATTATAATAATGAGTTTTTGACTTAA